One genomic region from Vannielia litorea encodes:
- a CDS encoding helix-turn-helix transcriptional regulator: protein MVYGASDRLLTRRDVSSMVGFAQSTIYKKMAAGEFPRPIKVKSAARWSERDVAAWIEEQKALSEQAAA from the coding sequence ATGGTTTACGGAGCATCGGATCGACTTCTGACTCGGCGAGATGTCAGCAGCATGGTCGGTTTCGCCCAATCGACGATCTACAAGAAAATGGCAGCAGGGGAGTTCCCTAGGCCCATCAAGGTCAAGTCGGCCGCTCGATGGAGCGAGCGCGATGTCGCGGCTTGGATTGAAGAGCAAAAGGCTCTGAGTGAGCAGGCAGCGGCG
- a CDS encoding tyrosine-type recombinase/integrase, which produces MTNALHRLTAQQVKNAAPGTGLSDGGGLSLRTTDGGHKRWVFRYKMKGQTQREMGLGSYPGTTLAQAREKASAARELKAQGIDPIADGERRALEAREESKAAAGRVSFGTYADEKFLPWKTRNFTNAKHIYQWERTFRHHASPLRDKQLSDITRAEVLDVLLPIWDEQHETAKRTRGRIEALFDHAIQTGAYGRDNPARAALFSATLSAPRKLTKGHLPAMPWRDVPVFVERLRHRPALSALALEFLILTAARSGEVREATWSEIDWSLGLWTVPAGRQKTRRDTKRRDHVVPLTKRTISILKEVQPLRDSAVPGCDFIFPGSGGRPLSDMAFRALMNRMDVTGCVPHGFRSSFRDWAGSATEFPRELAEEALAHALGDVESAYRREQSVERRRKMMEAWEAFLDGAAHVRGASNIVLIRPMPAS; this is translated from the coding sequence ATGACCAACGCACTGCATCGGCTGACGGCACAGCAAGTAAAGAACGCGGCACCGGGAACAGGGCTTAGCGACGGCGGGGGGCTGTCCCTGCGGACCACAGATGGTGGGCATAAGCGGTGGGTTTTTCGCTACAAGATGAAAGGCCAAACTCAGCGCGAAATGGGTTTAGGAAGCTACCCAGGTACGACCCTGGCGCAGGCCCGAGAAAAGGCATCCGCGGCGCGAGAGCTAAAGGCCCAGGGCATCGACCCCATCGCGGATGGAGAGCGCCGCGCGTTAGAGGCCCGTGAGGAATCCAAGGCGGCGGCAGGGCGTGTATCCTTTGGAACTTATGCGGACGAGAAATTCCTGCCCTGGAAGACTCGCAACTTCACCAATGCAAAGCACATTTACCAATGGGAGAGGACCTTTCGACACCACGCCAGCCCGTTGCGAGACAAGCAGCTATCCGACATCACACGGGCGGAAGTACTAGATGTACTGCTGCCGATCTGGGACGAGCAGCACGAAACCGCCAAGCGTACGAGGGGGCGAATAGAGGCCTTGTTCGATCACGCCATTCAGACTGGCGCCTATGGGCGCGATAACCCGGCAAGGGCCGCGTTGTTCAGCGCAACCCTTTCCGCGCCGCGCAAGCTGACCAAAGGCCATCTTCCCGCAATGCCTTGGCGAGACGTGCCGGTGTTCGTAGAGAGATTGCGACACCGTCCTGCGCTCAGTGCGCTGGCGTTGGAGTTCCTTATCCTGACCGCGGCCCGGTCTGGAGAGGTCCGCGAGGCGACATGGAGCGAGATTGATTGGAGCCTAGGGCTCTGGACCGTCCCGGCAGGGCGGCAGAAAACGCGCCGTGACACCAAGCGTCGCGACCACGTCGTGCCCCTTACGAAGCGGACGATATCGATCCTCAAGGAGGTGCAACCTCTCCGCGATAGTGCCGTGCCGGGATGTGACTTCATCTTCCCCGGCTCAGGGGGACGCCCTCTTAGTGATATGGCATTTCGGGCGCTGATGAACCGCATGGATGTCACTGGCTGCGTGCCTCATGGTTTCCGAAGCAGCTTTCGAGATTGGGCTGGGTCAGCGACGGAGTTTCCCCGAGAGCTTGCCGAGGAAGCCTTGGCCCATGCTTTAGGCGATGTTGAGAGCGCCTACCGCCGAGAACAATCGGTTGAGCGACGTCGGAAGATGATGGAGGCATGGGAAGCATTCCTGGACGGGGCTGCCCACGTACGGGGGGCGTCCAACATTGTTCTGATTCGTCCGATGCCCGCGAGTTAG
- a CDS encoding 4Fe-4S binding protein — protein MGGLTGFRVFVGAAFALLVSLVSAQAEPLGREEIAPLIVPPMSLGEPLNDKGVWSLLNSGGAQAGYVFETGPMAPLPGFSGAVINVLVTLDLDGRYLDVRLLSHNEPIFVSGLGEAPFRKFFEQYRGHSISDILVVGTPYGAADEGSALVYLDGVTKATASVRIAHESILAAVNQVAREMMQGISAGPPAYPDPAHDEALTWEELVAQGLATRRVVLNREIDAAFDGTLWANDDPEAQAAPDAPYLDLWVVDIGPPAIARALLDESTLADLARFTEISGNDEPILLIETARHGLVSEDFVRNTSPDWLSASQGGLPVALRDSDLFVGLNPDLPDALHDGAMMILRTDRRLGFDPSREWELHVKATREHGVFRPEVGSVTLDVPHVTDARFFIKPEVPQPLPPWREALNARAGDLVVLAGFLTALIAALAFGMNRMAGLRWFTPLRLAILAFVTGFIGWWGQGQLSIVTVLGVIRAGWEGGSLTFLLYDPFSLLVWAVALLGLFAWGRGLFCGWLCPFGALQEFAHHLGKLLRLPQIEPSARLDRALKNLKYGVLAGLVALVFFAPHAIDTAAEVEPFKTAITTYFIRAWPYVAYAVFLLVLSMVLFKGFCRYLCPLGAFFALAGALRVQDWIPRRVECGSPCQLCKVRCKYGAIEKSGTVQYSECFQCLDCVTIHDDPAQCVPLVLKSRGGRRARPISEVPAE, from the coding sequence ATGGGAGGACTTACCGGCTTTCGCGTTTTCGTGGGGGCGGCGTTTGCGCTGCTGGTCTCGCTTGTCTCCGCCCAGGCCGAGCCGCTTGGGCGCGAGGAGATTGCACCGCTGATCGTGCCGCCGATGTCGCTTGGCGAGCCGCTGAACGACAAGGGCGTTTGGAGCCTGCTGAACTCCGGCGGCGCGCAGGCGGGCTATGTGTTCGAGACCGGGCCGATGGCCCCCCTGCCCGGCTTCTCCGGCGCGGTCATCAATGTGCTGGTCACCCTCGATCTCGATGGCCGCTACCTCGACGTGCGCCTGCTGTCGCACAATGAGCCGATCTTTGTTTCCGGCCTTGGCGAAGCGCCCTTTCGCAAGTTCTTCGAGCAATACCGCGGCCATTCCATCTCAGACATTCTCGTCGTCGGCACGCCTTATGGCGCGGCGGATGAGGGCAGCGCGCTTGTCTATCTCGACGGGGTGACCAAGGCCACGGCCAGCGTACGGATCGCCCATGAGAGCATCCTCGCCGCCGTCAATCAGGTGGCCCGCGAGATGATGCAGGGCATCTCCGCAGGCCCGCCCGCTTACCCCGACCCGGCGCATGACGAGGCGCTCACATGGGAGGAGCTGGTGGCACAGGGCCTTGCCACCCGGCGCGTGGTGCTCAACCGCGAGATCGACGCCGCGTTCGACGGCACGCTCTGGGCCAATGACGACCCCGAGGCGCAGGCCGCGCCCGATGCGCCCTATCTCGACCTCTGGGTGGTCGACATCGGCCCACCCGCCATTGCCCGCGCGCTGCTGGATGAGAGCACGCTGGCCGATCTCGCCCGCTTCACCGAGATCTCCGGCAATGACGAGCCGATCCTCTTGATAGAGACCGCGCGCCACGGGCTGGTCTCTGAAGACTTCGTCCGCAACACCTCGCCCGACTGGCTCTCCGCCAGCCAGGGCGGGCTGCCGGTGGCCCTGCGCGACAGTGACCTGTTCGTCGGCCTCAACCCGGACCTTCCTGATGCGCTGCATGACGGCGCGATGATGATTCTGCGCACCGACCGGCGGCTTGGGTTTGACCCGAGCCGCGAGTGGGAGCTGCACGTGAAAGCCACGCGCGAGCATGGCGTGTTCCGGCCAGAGGTCGGCTCTGTCACCCTCGATGTGCCCCACGTCACCGACGCTCGGTTCTTCATCAAACCCGAGGTGCCCCAGCCCCTGCCGCCGTGGCGCGAAGCCCTGAACGCCCGCGCGGGCGACCTCGTGGTGCTGGCGGGCTTTCTCACCGCGCTCATCGCGGCGCTGGCCTTCGGGATGAACCGCATGGCCGGGCTGCGCTGGTTCACGCCGCTGCGGCTGGCCATCCTTGCCTTCGTCACCGGCTTCATCGGCTGGTGGGGCCAAGGGCAGCTCTCCATCGTGACCGTTCTGGGCGTGATCCGCGCCGGGTGGGAGGGCGGCAGCCTTACCTTTCTCCTATACGACCCCTTCTCGCTGTTGGTCTGGGCGGTGGCACTGCTGGGCCTCTTCGCATGGGGCCGGGGGTTGTTTTGCGGCTGGCTCTGCCCCTTCGGTGCGTTGCAGGAATTCGCCCACCACCTCGGCAAGCTGCTGCGCCTGCCGCAGATCGAGCCCTCCGCCCGGCTCGACCGCGCGTTGAAGAACCTCAAATACGGGGTGCTCGCCGGGTTGGTGGCACTGGTTTTTTTCGCCCCGCACGCGATTGACACCGCCGCCGAAGTCGAGCCGTTCAAAACCGCAATCACCACCTACTTCATCCGCGCCTGGCCCTACGTGGCCTACGCCGTCTTCTTGCTCGTGCTCTCGATGGTGCTCTTCAAGGGCTTCTGCCGCTATCTCTGCCCGCTCGGTGCCTTCTTCGCGCTGGCGGGCGCTCTGCGGGTGCAGGATTGGATTCCGCGCCGCGTCGAATGCGGCAGCCCCTGTCAGCTTTGCAAGGTGCGCTGCAAATACGGGGCCATCGAGAAATCGGGCACGGTGCAGTATTCCGAATGCTTTCAGTGCCTCGACTGCGTGACGATCCATGACGACCCGGCCCAATGCGTGCCGCTTGTGCTGAAATCCCGAGGCGGGCGACGGGCACGCCCCATCAGCGAAGTTCCTGCAGAATGA
- a CDS encoding FAD:protein FMN transferase, translated as MKRRRFLSITACFAALPLAAQAAPQRWRGRALGAEAEIVLHGGARATRAAFAEIERVLRAVEASFSLSDPASELSRLNREGSLSVSPRFTALMELTDQLHAATHGLFDPTVQPLWRSLFEGRETDRAAIGWTRVQRSGARVRLATGQALTFNGIAQGYATDLVAEALRKRGFGEVLVNIGEYAGHGGHWTIGLTDPAHGHLGTRTLTDGAIATSSPSAMQLGAAGHILHPKGGHPIWSTVSVEANSAALADGASTAFCLAPADDIRSMIRRLPGLRRVTLVDAAGNLTTL; from the coding sequence ATGAAGCGGCGCAGGTTCCTCTCTATCACCGCCTGCTTTGCCGCCCTGCCGCTGGCCGCGCAGGCCGCACCGCAGCGCTGGCGTGGGCGCGCCTTGGGCGCCGAGGCGGAGATCGTGCTGCATGGGGGGGCGAGGGCGACCCGCGCCGCCTTTGCCGAGATCGAGCGGGTGCTGAGAGCCGTCGAGGCCAGCTTCAGCCTGTCTGATCCGGCCTCCGAACTCTCCCGCCTCAACCGAGAGGGCAGCCTGAGCGTATCGCCGCGATTCACAGCGCTTATGGAGCTGACAGATCAGCTCCACGCGGCGACCCACGGCCTTTTCGACCCTACCGTCCAACCTCTCTGGCGGTCACTTTTCGAGGGGCGGGAAACAGACCGGGCCGCTATCGGCTGGACCCGCGTGCAGCGCAGCGGCGCCCGGGTGCGGCTTGCGACCGGTCAGGCGCTCACCTTCAACGGCATCGCACAGGGCTATGCCACGGACCTCGTGGCCGAGGCCCTGCGCAAACGCGGCTTTGGCGAGGTGCTGGTGAACATCGGTGAATATGCAGGCCACGGCGGCCACTGGACGATCGGGCTCACGGACCCGGCCCACGGCCACCTCGGCACCCGCACCTTGACCGACGGCGCCATTGCCACCTCAAGCCCAAGCGCCATGCAGCTTGGGGCTGCGGGCCATATTCTGCACCCCAAGGGGGGCCACCCGATCTGGTCCACGGTCTCGGTTGAGGCAAACTCTGCCGCGCTGGCCGATGGGGCCTCAACCGCCTTCTGCCTCGCTCCTGCCGATGACATTCGCAGCATGATCCGCCGCCTGCCGGGCCTGCGCCGCGTGACCCTCGTGGACGCCGCAGGCAACCTCACGACGCTCTGA
- a CDS encoding substrate-binding periplasmic protein gives MRRPVALIALLAGLALGVVATPARAQDPCADYVPQPKPQNAGRDIVGQDLDTIIDRGFMTFAVYEDYPPYSWKEAGKPRGVDIEIARLIADEIGVEAQFNFVAAGENLEADLRNNIWKGAIIGGQIANVMMRVPYDSGFKCRVEQVVFTGQYAGESVAIAYSEEFYPDSAPVPAYFRFDLVGVENDSISDFYLTSFGGGQMAPNVRRYPTTGAAMAALAAGEVPAVMGPLAELEYARAEGVAIHQPPLAGFAVSRWTLGVGVHFAYRPLSYTVDDAIFAGLEDGRIAAIYAQYGLTHSPPER, from the coding sequence ATGCGACGGCCCGTCGCCCTCATCGCACTCCTTGCCGGGCTGGCCCTTGGCGTCGTTGCCACGCCAGCCCGCGCTCAGGACCCTTGCGCCGATTACGTCCCGCAGCCCAAGCCGCAGAATGCGGGCCGCGACATCGTGGGGCAGGATCTCGATACCATCATCGACCGCGGGTTCATGACCTTTGCGGTCTATGAGGACTATCCACCCTACAGCTGGAAGGAAGCGGGCAAGCCGCGCGGGGTCGACATCGAGATTGCCCGGCTCATCGCCGACGAGATCGGCGTGGAGGCACAGTTCAACTTTGTCGCCGCGGGTGAGAACCTCGAGGCCGATCTTCGCAACAACATCTGGAAGGGCGCGATCATCGGCGGGCAGATCGCCAACGTGATGATGCGGGTGCCCTACGACAGCGGGTTCAAGTGCCGGGTCGAGCAGGTGGTGTTCACCGGCCAATACGCGGGCGAAAGCGTGGCGATTGCCTACTCCGAAGAGTTCTACCCCGATAGCGCGCCTGTGCCGGCCTACTTTCGCTTCGATCTGGTGGGGGTGGAGAACGATTCGATCTCCGATTTCTACCTCACCAGCTTTGGTGGCGGGCAGATGGCGCCGAACGTGCGCCGCTACCCAACAACCGGCGCGGCCATGGCGGCGTTGGCGGCGGGCGAGGTGCCTGCCGTGATGGGGCCGCTGGCGGAGCTGGAATATGCCCGCGCCGAGGGCGTGGCGATTCATCAGCCGCCGCTGGCAGGCTTTGCCGTGAGCCGATGGACGCTCGGGGTCGGAGTGCATTTTGCCTACCGCCCGCTCTCCTATACCGTGGATGACGCGATCTTTGCGGGTCTGGAAGACGGCCGGATTGCCGCGATCTACGCCCAATACGGGCTGACCCATTCCCCGCCTGAACGGTAG